A region from the Fusarium musae strain F31 chromosome 1, whole genome shotgun sequence genome encodes:
- a CDS encoding hypothetical protein (EggNog:ENOG41), whose amino-acid sequence MSYVIPGPPTAFNGTNEELGGDSTTENLNQWYQSGDQAFIILSACLVLLMVPGIAFLYSGLARRKSALSMLWVVMMSFSVIVFQWYFWGFSLAFSTTSNNPFIGDLKHFGLMKVWGAPSVGSPLIPALLYSFYQMMFCAVTGALTVGAVAERGRVVPSMVFIFFWATLVYCPLAYWVWNPNGWGFVNGVLDYAGGVPVEIGSGMSAFAYSWVLGRRNEKMMMNFRPHNISLITLGTMFLWFGWLGFNGGSSFGANLRAVMACWNSCLTAMFAAMTWCILDFRLARKWSMVGWCSGTISGLVAATPASGFLDPWASIILGVVAGVACNFATKVKFLVRIDDSLDVFAEHGVGGMVGLIFNAFFARGSIIGLDGVNTGVMGGFMDGNYVIIGWQIAAIVAASAYAFVMSAIIAKIIDFIPGLKLRASEEAELLGMDDDQHGEFSYDYVEVRRDFLAWSPHRGEPAEDGDVLEPTHGIQEHQSMMNPSESDDVRKTPSLNTPDAVAPDAVINEKHA is encoded by the exons ATGTCTTATGTTATCCCTGGACCCCCGACTGCCTTCAATGGCACCAATGAAGAGCTTGGTGGTGACTCCA CTACCGAGAACCTCAACCAATGGTACCAATCCGGCGACCAGgcattcatcatcctctccgCCTGTCTCGTCCTTCTCATGGTCCCTGGTATCGCCTTCCTATACTCTGGTCTTGCCCGAAGAAAATCAGCCCTCTCCATGCTCTGGGTTGTTATGATGTCCTTCTccgtcatcgtcttccagTGGTACTTCTGGGGCTTCTCTCTCGCCTTCTCTACAACTTCCAACAACCCCTTCATCGGTGATCTAAAGCATTTCGGTCTCATGAAGGTCTGGGGTGCTCCCTCAGTCGGATCTCCTCTTATCCCTGCTCTGCTGTACTCTTTCTATCAGATGATGTTCTGCGCTGTCACTGGCGCTCTTACAGTCGGTGCTGTCGCCGAGCGAGGCCGCGTTGTGCCAAGCatggtcttcatcttcttctgggctACTCTTGTCTACTGCCCTCTCGCGTACTGGGTCTGGAACCCTAATGGCTGGGGCTTCGTTAACGGCGTTCTCGACTACGCTGGTGGTGTACCCGTCGAAATCGGCTCTGGCATGTCCGCATTCGCCTATTCTTGGGTTCTGGGCCGCCGCaacgagaagatgatgatgaacttcCGTCCTCACAACATTTCCCTCATCACTCTCGGTACCATGTTCCTCTGGTTCGGCTGGCTCGGCTTCAATGGTGGCTCTTCTTTCGGTGCTAACCTCCGTGCTGTCATGGCTTGTTGGAACTCGTGCCTCACTGCCATGTTTGCTGCTATGACTTGGTGCATTCTCGATTTCCGCCTGGCTCGCAAGTGGTCCATGGTCGGCTGGTGCTCTGGCACTATCTctggtcttgttgctgctACTCCTGCTTCCGGTTTCCTCGACCCTTGGGCCAGCATCATCCTGGGTGTTGTCGCTGGTGTCGCCTGTAACTTTGCCACAAAGG TCAAGTTCCTTGTTCGAATTGACGACTCTCTCGATGTCTTCGCCGAGCACGGTGTTGGTGGTATGGTTGGCCTCATCTTTAATGCTTTCTTCGCCCGTGGCTCTATCATTGGCCTCGACGGTGTCAACACCGGTGTTATGGGTGGCTTCATGGATGGCAACTACGTAATCATCGGCTGGCAAATCGCTGCCATTGTCGCTGCCTCCGCTTATGCCTTCGTCATGTCTGCCATcattgccaagatcatcgactTCATTCCTGGATTGAAGCTCCGTGCctctgaagaggctgagctgcTTGGCATGGATGATGATCAGCACGGCGAGTTTTCTTACGACTACGTTGAGGTCCGCCGAGACTTCCTTGCTTGGAGCCCTCACCGTGGTGAGCCCGctgaagatggtgatgtgCTTGAGCCTACTCATGGCATTCAGGAGCACCAGTCTATGATGAACCCAAGCGAATCAGATGACGTCCGCAAGACTCCTTCTCTTAACACACCCGATGCTGTTGCACCCGATGCGGTGATTAACGAGAAGCATGCTTAA